From the genome of Adlercreutzia equolifaciens DSM 19450:
GCTCGCCGGCGTCATGGGCGGCGAGAACAGCGAGGTCACCGAGGAGACCACCTGCGTGCTTTTGGAGTCCGCCGCCTTCGAGCGCGGCCGCACCTCCCGCACGAGCCGCAACCTGGGCCTTATCTCCGAGGCCTCCATGCGCTACGAGCGCGGCGTGGACGATCACTTGTGCGAAGTGGTCTCCCAGGCTGCGGCGGCGCTTCTGGCCGAGGTGTCCGGGGGCACCGTGCGTCCCGGCGTGGTGGACGTATACGAGCTTCCCACCGCCCGTCCGGAGCTCATCTTCCGCATTCCGCGCTTTGTGGCCATGATGGGGGCCGACATTCCCGCCGACTTCATCGAGGACATTCTCGTGCGCCTCGGCTGTGCCGTTGAGGCCACCGATGACCCCTCCGTGCTCTCGGTGCTGCCGCCCACCTTCCGCCCCGACCTGGAGCGCGAGATTGACCTGTACGAGGAAGTGCTGCGCCTGTGGGGTATGGACCGCATCCCGCCGACGCTGCCCGGCGGCCGTGAGCGCGTGGGCGCGCGCACGCCGGAGCAGGAGACGGTGCGCGTGATCAACGACACCCTGCGCGCCTCCGGCATGAACGAGACCATGACCTACTCCTTCGCCGAGCCCGGCGACATCGAGCGGCTGCGCCTGCCCGCCGAGGGGCTGGGGCTGGCCGTGGAGCTTCTGAACCCGCTGAATGCGGACATGTCGGTCATGCGCCAGTCCATTGTGCCCGGGCTTCTGCGCTCGGTGGCCTACAACCAGGCCCGCGGCGTGAAGAACATCCAGCTCTACGAGATCGGCACGGTGTTCGCCGCTGCCGAGGGCCGCAAGAAGGCCAAGGAGCGCAAGAAGCTCGCCGGCGTTCTGGCCGGCTCCATGCGCGATGCGGCGTGGAACTCACCAGCGGTGCCCTTCGACTTCTTCGACGCCAAGGGCGTGCTGGAGAACCTGGCCCGCGAGCTGGCGCTGCCCAAAGTGCGCTTCCGGGCGCTTTCCGCCGAGGAGGCCCCGCAGCTGCAGCCGGGCCGCGCCGCCGAAATGATGGCGAACGGGGCGGTTATCGGCTGGGTGGGGGAGATCCATCCGCTCGTGGCCGACGCCTTCGGGGCCGAGCCTCCCGTGGTGGCCTTCGAGCTTGATGTGGCGGCGCTCGTGCGCGCGTGCCGCCCGGCCCGCGACTACGTGGACGTGCCCACCTTCCCGGCCGTCACGGTGGATCAGGCCTTCGTGGTGGCCGAGGACGTGCCCCACGAGAAGATGGTCCAGGTGATGACCTCGGCCGGCGGCAAGCTCTTGGAATCCGTGGCGCTGTTCGACGTGTACCGCGATGCGGAGCGCGTGGGCGCCGGCAAGAAGTCCATGGCCTACAGCCTCGTCTACCGCGCGCCCGACCGCACGCTGACCAGCGAGGAAGTGGAGCGCGCCCACGGCAAGCTCGTGTCGAAGGTGGAAAAGGCCACCGGCGCCGAGATCCGCGGGTAGGCGTCGGGCGAAGGCGGAACCACGCGGTATTCTGATTCGCTCAGGCAGTCCTCGCTCTGCAGGACAGGACATTCAGTCCTGTCCTGTTCGCTGCGGAACTCGCTCGGTCAGAACACCCCGTGTTTCCGCTTGATCCGGCAGCGGTCGAGACGGGCTTTTCGTGGAAGGCGGCCGGGGACGGCGCCCCTTCGGTACAATAGCGAACCGGCAAATGAGTGAGGGCGGCCTCGTGCCGCCCGCTTTCGATAAAGGAGCATTTATGTGCGGAATCGTCGGCTATACCGGTGAGGCGAGCGCCACTCCCATCCTGGTGGAGGGGCTCACCCGCATGGAATACCGCGGCTACGACTCGGCGGGTGTGGCCGTGGAGCAGGACGGCGGCATTCAGGTGATCACCCGCAAGGGCAAGGTGGCCGAGCTCGCGCACACCCTCGGCCACTTCGAAATGACGGGCACCTGCGGCATCGGGCACACCCGCTGGGCCACCCACGGCAAGCCGAGCGAGGCCAACGCGCACCCGCACACCTCGTGCTCCGGCGACATCGCCGTGGTGCACAACGGCATCATCGAGAACTTCGCCGAGCTGCGCGAGGAGCTCGTCGGTCGCGGTCACGTCTTCAAGAGCGAGACGGATACCGAGGTGGTGGCGCACCTCGTGGAGGAGTCCTACCACCGCATGCTCGCCGAAGGTACCGGCGACCTGCGTGCGGCGGTGGCCGAGGCGGCCGCGCGGCTCGTCGGGGCCTACGGTCTGGCCGTCATGGCCGATGCCGAGCCGGGCACGATCATCGCCTGCCGCAAGGATTCCCCCATCGTGGTGGGCTGCGGCGAGACCGGCAGCTACGTGGCCTCCGACATCATTGCGATGATCGACGCCACGCGTGATGTGGTGGTGCTCGCCGACGGGCAGATGGCGCGCCTGCGCCCCGATGGCATCGAGTACTACGACGAGGCCGGCAACCCCATTAAGCCCGACGTCACCCATGTCGATTGGGATCTCGACGTCGCCGAAAAGGGCGGCTACCCCGACTTCATGCTGAAGGAGATTCACGAGCAGCCCCGCGTCATCCGCGATACGCTGGCCGGCCGCCTGGTCGCTGGCTCGCTGGTCATCGACGAGCTGGACATGACGCCGGCCGAGCTCAACCTGGTCGATCGCGTCTACATTATCGCGTGCGGCACCTCCTACCATGCGGGCCTTATCGCCAAGAACCTCATCGAGAGCTGGGCGCGCATCCCCTGCGAGGTGGAGGTCGCCAGCGAGTTCCGCTACCGCAATCCCATCATCACGCCCACGACGCTGGTCGTGGCCGTATCGCAATCGGGCGAGACGGCCGATACGCTGGCGGCCATCCGCGACGCCCGCGTGAAGGGGGCGAAGGTCTTCGGCATCACGAACGTGGTGGGAAGCCCGGTGGCCCGCGAATCCGACGGCGTCATCTACACCAAGGCCAACAAGGAGATCGCCGTGGCCTCCACGAAGAGCTTTTTGGGGCAGGTCGTCTCCCTCACACTTTTGGCGATGCTGCTCGGCCAGGCGGTGGGCCGGCTGACCGGCCGGCAGATCAAGCTTCTGTTCAGCGAGCTGGCCGATACCGCCGAGCAGGTCGAGCGCATCCTCGCCGACTGCGATCCGGCGGTGGAGGCGGCGGCCGACGCCATGGTGGACGCGACAAGCGCCCTGTTCATCGGCCGGGGCATGGGGGCCGCCACCAGCTACGAGGGCGCCCTTAAGATGAAGGAGATCAGCTACCTGCACGCCGAGGCCTACGCCGCCGGCGAGATGAAACACGGCCCCATCGCCCTTATCGACGAGGGATTCCCCGTGGTGGCCATCGCGACGAAGAGCCCCGTTTACGACAAGGTGGTGTCGAATTTGCAGGAGTCCCGGGCCCGCGGCGCCTGCATCATCGCCGTGGCCACCGAGGGCGATGAGGAAATCGCCAAGCACGCCAACCACGTCATCTACGTGCCGAAGGTGCGCGACGCCTTCTCGCCCATCACGGCCAGCGTGCCCTTGCAGCTGCTCTCGCGCGCCGTGGCCGTCAAACGCGGCTGCGACGTGGACCAGCCCCGCAATCTCGCGAAATCGGTGACGGTCGAATAGCTTCGAATCTCTTTCGGCGCCGCGCTCGACCCCGAGGCGGCGCCTTTGCGTATCCCCGATGATCTGAAAGGCAGATGGAGTGGCCCGATCGAAGAAATCCCAAGCCGCCGTCGATGGCGCGCTTGCCATGGACGTGCCCAACGAGGAAGTGGGCCTCGGCGTGGACATCGTGGAAATCGCGCGCATGCGCAAGATCATCGATCGCTCGCCGGCCTTCGTGGAGAAGGTGTACTCCGCCGCCGAGCGGGCCTATTGCGACTCCCATGCTCATCCCGAAGTGCACTACGCCACCCGCTTCGCCGCCAAGGAGGCGGTGCTGAAGGCGCTCGGCACGGGGTTTTCCGAGGGCATCGGCTGGCTCGATGTGGAAGTACGCCGCACGAGCAAGGGGCGCCCCTACGTGGTGCTCACCGGACGCGCCCGCGAAGTGGCCCGGGAACAGGGCGTGCGGGAGATTCCCCTCTCGCTGTCCTACACCCATACCGACGCCGTGGCCTGCGCCATGGCCATCACCGAGGAGTCGGTGGCGGCCACCGAGCGGCGGCGCGACCCCATGGAGGAGCTCACCCGCCAGTTCAAGGACGCCCGCTCCCTGCTGGACGACCTCCCGGGAGCGCTTGCAGCCGGGTAGAATGGGCGATCTTCGAAACCCGCTGTCGATCCACCTTCCTGCGCAACCATCGATATCCCAAAGCAAGCCCTCGGGACAACTTTTCAGCATTTCGTGCAGAGAAAAGTGCGATTGTGCGAGTCTGAAGCGCCTTCGTTGACTCATTTTGCGGAGAAAATCACGATCGTGCGAGTTTTTCTCTTCTCGGAACTCGCACGATCGTGATTTTCTCGACATTTGCGACGCATTTTATGTTTTGTCCCGAGGTTTGCTGAGTTTTGCGAAGCGAACAGACAAATGCGGCTAACGCGACAGGTCGGTTTTGCCCTATTGCGACAGCTTGGCTACCACGCGTTCCAGGGCGTGGACGTCGATGGGCTTGGCGACATGGGCGTTCATGCCGGCCGCCAGGGCCTGGCGCTCGTCCTCGGCGAAGGCGTTGGCCGTCATGGCGATGATGGGGATGGTGCCGGCGTCGGGGCGATCCATCGCGCGGATGGCCCGGGCGGCGTCGTGGCCGTTCATGACGGGCATCTGCACGTCCATGAAGATCATGTCGAAGGTGCCCGGGGCGCTCATCCCGAACTTCGCCACGGCCTCCTCGCCGTTGGCGGCCACCTCGCAGGTGGCGTCGTGGATGTTCAGGATGGCGGTGATGACCTCTGCGTTCAGGGCGTTGTCCTCCGCCACGAGGACGTGCTTGTGCGCCAGGGCGTTCCCTTCGGCCCCGCTCGCGTCGCCGACTCGCTTTCCGCCGTCGCCCTCGCTGCCGTCCGACTCGTCGCCGGCCGGCGGGAAGTCCAGATCGACGATGAAGGTGCTGCCCGTCCCCGGCTCGCTTTCCACGGAGATGGTGCCTCCCATAAGATCGACGAGGTTCTTCGTGATGGCCATGCCGCTTGGCGGAGCCGTCGACGCGAAAGAGGATGTGGCCGCCCTCGGGCGTGTACTTCATGGCGTTGGAGAGCAGGTTCATGAGGATCTGGCGCAGCCGCCCCTCGTCGCCGACGAGCCGGTCGTGCTCGACCTTGTCCACTTCCACGGTGAACACTTGGTTTTTGGCGTCGGTCTGCTGGCGCATCATGGCCTCGACGGACTCCACGGTGCCGGAGAGGGCGAAGGCGCTTGCTGCCAGGGTGGTCTTGCCGGCCTCGATCTTCGACATGTCCAGCACGTCGTTGATGAGCCCCAAAAGATGCTGGCCGGAGGTGGCGATCTTGCGGTTGTAGTCGCGCACGTGGGCGGGGTTGTCGGCCTCGCGGTCGATGAGCGTGGAGAAGCCCAGGATGGCGTTCATGGGCGTGCGGATGTCGTGGCTCATGGAGGAGAGGAACGAGCTTTTGGCGCGGTTGGCGTCCTCGGCGGCGGTGGCGGCGCGCTCGAGCCGGGCGCGGATCTCGTGGTCGGCGGTGACGTCGGTGAGCGAGAAGATGGTCTTCTCGCGCTCGGCGAGCATCACGGGCCGCGCCGTCATGCGCAGCCACTGCGAGCGGCCCAGCGCCGGGTTGTCCGCCTCGAATTCCCAGGTGCGCGCCTTATCGCCGGCGCCGGAGTGCACGATGGCGGCCACGTTGGCGTAGGCCTCGTTGGGCGACAGCTCGTTGGGGACGAAGAAGTCGCGGGCCGGAATGCCGAGGATGTCCTGGGTGTTCTCGAAGACGGCCTCGATGAGGCGCTCCTTGCGATCGACGATGAAGATGGCGGTGTCGATGTTGGCGCCGATGGCCGAGTACACGCTCTGGATGTACTGCTCGTAGCGGTGCTCGCGGCGGCGCCGGTACACCATGAGGGCCACCATGGCCGCCGCCGCCACGGCCACGGCCACGGCGAGCACGGCCACCATCTGGTTGGTGATGCCGACGATCTGCGTGCCGTCGGATTCCACCACCGAAAGCGGCAGGATGGTCACGAGCGACCAGCCGCTTTTGGCGCTAATGGGGGTGTAGAAGACGAACTGGTCGGCGCCGTCGAGGGTCATGACGAGGCTGCCGGAGGTATCGGAGGCGGTGCCGGCGAGCAACGAGGAGACCTGGGACGAGTCGGCGTTGTCGTTGATGAGGGCCGAAAGGCTGCCCTGGACCGCCTCGTCGGCGCCGCGGTTGGCGTCGAGCACGATGGTGCCGGAGGAGTCGACGACGAAGGTGGCGCCGGCGCTGGAATAGGCGGTGCCGTAGGAATTCTGCAGCTCGTCGGCGGGGTAGGAGACGTAGACGGCGCCGAGGACGTCGCCGGGATCCGCGGGTGTGGCGGTCGTCCCGGGGCCGGCGGTGACGGGGGCGTCGACGATGGGGGCGTAGAAGAGGATGCGGCGCTCGCCGGCGTGGCCGAGATACATCTCCGAGGAACCGGTCTCGCCGGCCATGGCCGGGCCGAACAGCTTGTCTTCCAAGGCCGGATCGTACAGGTCGGTCTCGCTCGAGGAGCACCAGGTGGTGCCGTCCTTGGAGCGAATCCAGGCGGCGGCGGCCTCGTGGGTGGAGATGAAGCCCTTCACCTGGTCGCGGGCCTCTTGCGGGGTGACGTCGGCGATGAAGTGGGCGAGGCTTTTCACGGAGTTCTGGTCGGAGGCGAGGCATTCGTCCAGGTAGTGGGCGCGGGCCGTGGCCAGCTCCATGACCGAGGTGGTCGTGGTGTTGCGCACGAGGGACTGGATCTGCCCCAAGTAGAACAGATTCACCGTGATGGCGACGGCGGCGAAGACGGCCACGATGACCAGGCCTGCGGCCATGATCTTGCGGCTGTCGACTTTGACGGCGTGCACGGCCTCCCCTTTCTGCTCTCAATGACACCTCAGTATAAGGCCATAAAGCCGCAATTGTGGCGAGATTCGCTATTAACCCCTGTCAATAGGAGGGGGCGAGCGCCCCGCCTTAGGACTCGATGGCGCGGATGGCATCGGGAAGGTGCGTGATGAGATCCTCGGCGGCGACGCAGATGTCGGTGAGGGCGGCCGCGGCGGCCCGACCCGCCTCGGCATGCAGGGCGCAGCCGAGGGCCGCCGCGTCGCGGGGGCTAAGGCCCTGGGCGAGCAGGGCGCCGATGATGCCCGCGAGCACGTCGCCCGTGCCGGCCTTGGCGAGCGCGGACGTGCCCCGGTCCATGACCTCCGCGGTGCCGTCGGGCGAGGCGATGAAGGTCACGGGGCCTTTGAGGGCCACGACGGCGCCGTAGGCCTCGGCGAGCGCGCAGGCCAGGGCCGCAGGCGCGGGGTCGGCTTCGGCTAGCGTGGCGCGGCTTGCGGGGGAGAGGGCGGCCGCAGCCTCCGCGAGGGGGCTGCGCGTTCCGCGGGCGGCCGCGTCCTCGGCCTCTTCCAGGGCCTCCCGGGCGCCTTGGGCCAGCCGCGCCGCCTCGCCGCCGTGGGGCGTGAGCAGTGTCGAGCGCCCGGCGGCGGCCCGCTCGCGGGCCAGGCGCAGGCCGGTGGCGTTGGCGAGAAGCCCGAGGGCGCCCCCGTCGATGAGCAGAGGGGCCTCCCAGCCCCGCACCGTCTCCATGAGAAGCGAGGTGAGGGAGGTTTCCGCCGCGTCGAAGCCGCAGCCGATGACGCAGGCCGTCGGGTGGCCCGGCCGGGGCGCCGGCGCCTTGGCCGGCTTCCACGCTCTCCAGTCGTGCACCACCAAAGACGGCCGCCAGCCGCGCACGGTGATCATCGATTTCCCGGCGCAGAACACCTCAGTGTAGCCGGCCCCGGCACGCTCGCCGGCCGCAGCCGCCAGGCAGGCCGCGCCGGGGTAGGCGGCCGATCCGACCACGAGGCTCAAGTGCCCGCGGGTGTACTTGTTGGCATCGGCGGCCGGGTGCGGCAGCAGGCAGGCCAGCTCGGCATTGCTCCGGCCGGGGGCCGCTTTCAGATCCTCTGCGTCTTCCATCTCTTCCACACCTTCCAAATAATGAGCAAAACCCTCATGAAACACAGCGCCAACGCAGCGCAATCCTATCGGAAACGGGACGGCCGCGCGGCGTAATTCTCATGTTCCCGCTTCTAGAATGAATATCGTCACCGTAGCACACTGCGATGGCGGATAGCCAAAGGGTTAAGGAGTTGTGATTATCATGGACATCAAGGTAGGACGCAACTGGGGCCTGTTCGCCGCGGGCATCGCCCTGGTCATCATCGGATTCGTGCTGCTCATGGTGCCGGGGCTCACGCTGGTGAGCATCGCTGTCATTGCCGGCTGCATGTTTCTGGCCGCGGGCATCGTGGATGCCTACGCTTACTTCAAGTACCGCGAGGCCGAGGGGCTGTCCGGCTGGGCGCTCGCCTACGCCGTCTGCGACATTATCTTGGGCGTGCTGTTCATCGTGCACCCCATAGCGTCGGCCGTGGTGATTCCCTGGGTCATGGGCATCTTCGTGGTGGCCTACGGCATCTTCGAGATTGTGGCCGCGGTTCGCTTCCGCGACGCGCTTCCCGGCTGGGGCTGGGTGCTGTTCGCCGGCATCGTGTCGCTGTTCTGCGGCATCGCCTTCTTCCTGTGGCCGGGCACCTTCGCGCTGTTCTTGGGCTTCTTCCTGATGGCCCGCGGCGTGCAGATGGCCGTCTACGGCGTGTCGCTGCCCCAGGCGACCATCGTGGCCCACACCCACTAGGAAGTGCGCACGCTCGGGAGGAGTTGCGCTCTGAGGAAGCAACGCCCGCTAGGCGAGGAGTTGGCGGCACTACGGCCGCGCCAGTGATACCATAGGCGCGAAGAGATTCGAGGCCCGGAAACGCTTCCGGGCCTCTTCATGCGGAAAGCGAGGAATCATGGCGGAGCAGGGCAATCTGTTCGAAGGGCAGGATCCGGCGGCGCGGGCCGAGGCGCTCAGGCGCGAGATCGAGCACCACAGCTACCAGTACTACGCCCTGGACGCGCCCACCATTTCGGACGCGGCCTTCGACTCGCTCATGCGGGAGCTGCGCGAGATAGAGGCGGCGCACCCCGAGCTGGTGACGGCCTCCTCGCCCACCCAGCGAGTCGGCGGGTATGTGGGCGAGCAGTTCGCACCCGTCGTGCACGAGCGGCGCATGTACTCGCTCGACAACGCCATGGACTTGGACGAGCTTGACGAGTGGATGGAGCGCACCGCCGAGGCCTGCGGAGGGGCGCTTCCGCCTTTGTGCTGCGAGCTGAAGATTGACGGCAGCTCCATCGCGCTCACCTACGAGGACGGCGTGCTCGTGCGGGCGGCCACCCGCGGCGACGGCACCACCGGCGAGGACGTGACCGTGAACATGCGCACCGTGCGCGACGTGCCCTTGCGCCTGCGCGACGAGGCGCGCGCGGCCATCGCGCCGGGGGTGGAGACGCTGGAGCTTCGCGGCGAGGTGTACATGCCGAAGAAGAGCTTCGAGGCTTTGAACGCCGCCGCCGAGGAGGAGGGGCGCGCCCCGTTCGCGAACCCGCGCAACGCCGCTGCCGGGTCGCTGCGCCAGAAGGATCCGGCTGTGACGAAGATGCGCGACCTTTCTACCTTTATGTACGCCATCGCCGACGACGCCGCCTTGGAGGTGGAAGGCCAGTGGGAGCTTTTGCAGTGGCTGCGGAAGGCCGGTTTCCACGTGAACCCGGACGTGCGGCTGTGCACGAGCGCCGAGGAGGTGCGCGGGTTCTGCCGCGAGTGCCTGAATTGCCGCGAGTCGCTGCCCTACGAGATCGACGGCGTGGTGGTGAAGGTGAACGACTTCGCCCGCCAGCGCGCTATGGGGTTCACGGCTCGGGCGCCGCGTTGGGCCATCGCGTTCAAGTTCCCGCCCGAGGAGAAGACGACGCTTCTGCGCGACATCACCGTGCAGGTGGGGCGCACCGGGGCGCTCACGCCCGTGGCGGAGCTGGTGCCCGTGGTGGTGGCCGGTTCCACGGTGGCCCGGGCGACGCTGCACAACCTGGATGAGGTACACCGCAAGGACGTGCGCGTGGGCGATACAGTCATCGTGCGGAAGGCGGGCGACGTGATCCCCGAGGTACTGGGGCCGGTGCTTTCCCTGCGCAGCCCCGAGGCGCGCATCTGGGAGATGCCGAGCGTGTGTCCGAGCTGCGGCAGCCCCGTGGTGCGCGATCCGGGCGAGGTGGCGTTCCGCTGCATCTCCATCGACTGCCCGGCCCAGGCGCTGGAGCGGCTGCTGCATTGGGCGAGCCGCGGGGCGCTGGACATTGACGGCATGGGGGAGGAGATCGTCTCGCGGCTCGTAGAGAGCGGGCGCGTGGCGGACGTGGCCGACTACTACTCGCTTTCCGAAGAGGAGCTGGCGAGCCTGGACATGGGCCGCGTGAAGGCCGACGGGGAGCCGGTGCGCCTCGGGCACACGGTGGCGAAGAAGCTGGTGGCGGCCATCGAGGCGTCGAAGGGCCGCTCGTTTGCGCGCGTGCTGTTCGGGCTGGGCATCCGGCACGTGGGTAAGACCACGGCCGAGGCCATTGCGGCGGCCTATCCCTCCATGGACGCGCTCGCGGCGGCCGGGGAGGACGAGCTGGCGGGCGTCTACGGCGTGGGGCCGAAGGTGGCCCACGGGATGTGGCTGTTCTTCCGCACGCCGGACAACGTGTCGGTCATCGAGCGGTTGCGCGCGGCCGGCGTGACCATGGCCGATGAGGCCGCAGCTCCCGGTGAGGAGGTGCCCCAGGTGCTGGCGGGCCTTACCTTCGTGCTGACGGGGACGCTTGCGCACTCGGGCATGACCCGCGACGAGGCCGGGGCGCGCCTGAAGGCCATGGGGGCCAAGGTGTCGGGATCGGTGTCGAAGAAGACGAGCTTCGTCGTGGCGGGGGAGAACGCGGGCTCGAAGTACGACAAGGCGGTGGCGTTGGGCGTGCCCGTGCTGGACGAGGCACAGCTATTGAACCTGCTGGAGACCGGGGAGGTTCCGCGCGAGGTGTAGGTGCGGGGCTTCCGGGGGCGGAGCCGTGGGGTACCCTGATTCGCTCAGACAGTCCTCGCTTGGTGGAACAGCCCACTGGGCTGTTCCAGTCGCTGCGGAACTCGCTCGGTCAGGGCACCCCGCGTCTCCGCCGGGCTCGGCCTTGCTTGCGGTTTGCATCGTCGCTTCGCTCGATGCAGTGCGTCCAGCATTCAACTATGAGCTGTGAAATAGCAGGTCAAGACCAAACTGTCACGTGTCAGCCATTTCTAAGTTGCGTACTTCGGGATGGGGAAGGCGTGAACGGGGCGTGGGGGTTCGGTTTAGTTCTCGCGCACGGGGCGTGAACTGAAGGCGGGCAAGTTGTGGAGGGGGTTGGCGGGCGCGTCTTCCTCCTTTAGGCTTCGGCCCCATGGTTATGTTCAAAGCGCACATCAAGGCCGCGGGGATGATTGCCGCGGCTGCTCTTCTGGCGGCGTTGTGCACCGCCTTCTCCCACACTTCGGCCCATGCATCGGAGGTGGAAAGCCCCTTTACCAAAGTGGAAAGCTTCGCCCAGGACATCCGTGACTACGTCGGCGGTGTGGCCGACGAGGCCGCAGCGGCCGCCCAGGCGCAGGCCGAGGCCGAGGCGCTGGCGGGACGTCGGCAGTCCGTGGTGGACGAGGCGGCCGCGCAGCTCGGCGTGCCGTACGCCTACGGCGGGACGACGCCCTCGGGCTTCGATTGCTCCGGGTTCACGCGCTGGGTGTTCTCCCACGCCCTCGGGCGCGAGCTGCCGCGCACGGCCGCCGAGCAGAGCGCGCTGGGCACCGGCGTCTCGCTGGACGAGCTGGTGCCGGGAGACCTTCTGTTCTGGGGGCGCGGCTCGGGCGTCTACCACGTGGGCATCTACGCCGGCGACGGCGAGTACATCCACGCCTCCACGGGTGGGGGCCGCGTCATGCGTGCCACCTTCGACTATTTCGCCCCCGACTTCGCCAAGCGCGTCATCGAGTAAAGATGACTCCGTTCATCAGCGAAAATGGCCGCAGGGCGCCGATTGTTCAAAAACCATATTTGTTGCCTTTGCGATGATGCCGTGCGAATTCTGCGAGAAAATGCCAGTTCAGCAACAGTGCGAGCAACTTACTTGCCAAATGATCTGCTGATTTCTTCGCTCAACAACTGTCAACAGGGAAAAATACCTGCTGGACAGCCCTTCTCTTCACGTTATAATGCAAGCTTCCAGGCAATTTATTGCCCTGGTCTTGCGCACCCAAATGCGCAAACGCGAAACGACGACGATAGAGGAGGCACGATGACTTCACCGAGGGAGGCAGTATCTATTCTCACTGCTGTGGCGCTGGTCGTTGCCCCTGTGGGCGGCGTGGCCGCAACCTACACGTCCAGCTACGCCGATGATGACCTTTTGGCCAAGCACACCGCTCAGGAGAAGGCGTTTCCGAAAAGCTACGATGAGCTCGTCGAGCGCATTGAGGCCGGGGAGCTGTTCTCGCTGGCCGATTTGGATATTATGGCCGATGCGAAAATGGGCTTTCTGACCGCTGAGGAGTACGGTGTCCTGCATCCGACCTTCGAGACCATGCAGAGGGTTCTCGATCAGCAGGAGGCCGCCGCTGCTGCCGCAGAGGCCGAAGCCGCCGCACAGAAGGCGGAAGAGGAGCGTCTGGCTGCCGAGAAGGCCGCGCAGGAAGAGGCTGCGCGCCTGGAGGAGGCCGAGCGTGTCGCTGCCGAAGAGGCGGCGAAGCAGGCCGAGGCCGCGCAGAACGCCGCAATGGTGCAGACGCTCGAGGCGACTCAGCAGACCCAGCCCGAGACGGTTCCCGATGAGGCGGGCTCTGCCAACCAGGGCGATTCCGGCCCCACCGAGGACCAGGGCACGGACACTAACGGCCCGAGCACCGATGGTGCGGGCGGCACCGTCGAGGGCGAGGGCAACGAGGGCGAGGTCACGCCTCCCGCAGTCGAGCCCGAGGCGCTGATCATGCCCGACTGGGCGAACGACGAGACGGTCACCCTCGAGTCTCTCATCGCCTTCTTAACGGACAACAAAATCACCTACGTGCAAGAGGAAGTCGAGAGCGACGAGCCTGCGGGAACAATCTTGGAGACGCTTCCGGAGGCCGGCGCGGAGATTCCCGCCGGAACCGAGGTCGTCATCAAGGTGGCCGTCGCGAAATCCGAAGAGCCCGCCCCCGAGGTTCCCGAGCAGCCTTCGGTTCCCGACACCCCTGAAGTTCCCGAAGCCCCCGAGGTTCCGGGTGGATCCGAAATCGATGTGAGCAATCCGGTCGATTCCGGCAT
Proteins encoded in this window:
- the ligA gene encoding NAD-dependent DNA ligase LigA, which gives rise to MAEQGNLFEGQDPAARAEALRREIEHHSYQYYALDAPTISDAAFDSLMRELREIEAAHPELVTASSPTQRVGGYVGEQFAPVVHERRMYSLDNAMDLDELDEWMERTAEACGGALPPLCCELKIDGSSIALTYEDGVLVRAATRGDGTTGEDVTVNMRTVRDVPLRLRDEARAAIAPGVETLELRGEVYMPKKSFEALNAAAEEEGRAPFANPRNAAAGSLRQKDPAVTKMRDLSTFMYAIADDAALEVEGQWELLQWLRKAGFHVNPDVRLCTSAEEVRGFCRECLNCRESLPYEIDGVVVKVNDFARQRAMGFTARAPRWAIAFKFPPEEKTTLLRDITVQVGRTGALTPVAELVPVVVAGSTVARATLHNLDEVHRKDVRVGDTVIVRKAGDVIPEVLGPVLSLRSPEARIWEMPSVCPSCGSPVVRDPGEVAFRCISIDCPAQALERLLHWASRGALDIDGMGEEIVSRLVESGRVADVADYYSLSEEELASLDMGRVKADGEPVRLGHTVAKKLVAAIEASKGRSFARVLFGLGIRHVGKTTAEAIAAAYPSMDALAAAGEDELAGVYGVGPKVAHGMWLFFRTPDNVSVIERLRAAGVTMADEAAAPGEEVPQVLAGLTFVLTGTLAHSGMTRDEAGARLKAMGAKVSGSVSKKTSFVVAGENAGSKYDKAVALGVPVLDEAQLLNLLETGEVPREV
- a CDS encoding C40 family peptidase; its protein translation is MVMFKAHIKAAGMIAAAALLAALCTAFSHTSAHASEVESPFTKVESFAQDIRDYVGGVADEAAAAAQAQAEAEALAGRRQSVVDEAAAQLGVPYAYGGTTPSGFDCSGFTRWVFSHALGRELPRTAAEQSALGTGVSLDELVPGDLLFWGRGSGVYHVGIYAGDGEYIHASTGGGRVMRATFDYFAPDFAKRVIE